In a single window of the Candidatus Celerinatantimonas neptuna genome:
- the nagR gene encoding HTH-type transcriptional repressor NagR has product MSGRTAAPHALYQQVKLYVKRHIKSGEWTPGALVPSEHQLVEQLKVSRMTVNRALRELSQEGVINRVAGVGTFVADQKPQSSLLMIANIGDEIRQRGHQYRCDVLSLQRESASFEIAAAMGLVTGQSVYHIVCIHYEENLPVQLEDRYVNPRLDQDFLEQKFNADLPPSQYLLGKLPVEEMEHIVDATLPDEQQANDLQISIEEPCLMLMRRTWVKAQIVTYVRFLHPSSRYRLGGRMKVSAH; this is encoded by the coding sequence ATGTCGGGCCGCACCGCCGCACCTCATGCCCTTTATCAACAAGTTAAATTATATGTTAAAAGACATATCAAATCAGGCGAGTGGACACCGGGGGCTTTAGTTCCATCTGAACATCAACTGGTCGAACAGCTTAAGGTCTCTCGGATGACGGTGAATCGTGCTCTGCGAGAGTTATCTCAGGAAGGAGTGATTAACCGGGTAGCCGGAGTTGGTACTTTTGTTGCTGATCAAAAACCCCAGTCCAGCTTATTGATGATTGCCAATATTGGTGATGAAATACGCCAGCGGGGGCATCAATATCGCTGCGACGTGCTCAGTCTGCAACGGGAATCAGCCTCTTTTGAGATTGCTGCCGCCATGGGACTTGTCACAGGCCAATCGGTTTATCATATCGTTTGTATTCATTATGAAGAAAATCTACCGGTTCAATTAGAAGATCGCTATGTGAACCCACGATTAGACCAAGATTTCCTTGAACAGAAATTCAATGCCGATCTGCCACCATCCCAGTATTTATTGGGGAAACTGCCGGTTGAAGAGATGGAGCATATTGTCGATGCAACTCTGCCGGATGAACAACAGGCTAATGACCTGCAAATTTCAATTGAAGAACCCTGCTTAATGTTAATGCGCCGAACGTGGGTCAAAGCACAAATCGTAACTTATGTGCGTTTTCTGCACCCATCCTCACGCTACCGATTGGGTGGCAGAATGAAGGTTTCGGCTCATTAG
- the hutI gene encoding Imidazolonepropionase, which translates to MRTLWHNARIAGQPGSNAVVTNGSVIEWVGDASLAPGCERAIDLKQAWVTPGLVDCHTHLVFGGQRAHEFDLRLQGKSYAEIAKAGGGIASTVRSTRQTAPQTLYRQAKTRLEQLIDDGVSTVEIKSGYGLDEPSERKMLEVIRQLGLSMPVNVRSTALLAHALPPEYANDPQGYIDWVCQVLPKLHQEQLFDAVDAFCEHLAFTPEQVQQVFECAKSLEIPVKLHAEQLSLYGGAQLAARYQALSADHLEYLDESGVAAMARSGTVAVLLPGAFYMLREKQLPPIELLRRYNVPMAIASDCNPGTAPVLSLRLMMNMACTLFGLTPQEALDGVTIHAAKALGLGDTHGQIAPGYTADMMAWQVDDLAELSYWLGGRIVHQRIYQGELDATRSL; encoded by the coding sequence ATGCGGACCTTATGGCACAATGCGCGTATTGCAGGTCAGCCAGGTTCCAATGCTGTTGTGACCAATGGTTCGGTTATTGAGTGGGTCGGGGATGCTTCTCTGGCCCCCGGTTGTGAGCGAGCCATTGACCTAAAACAAGCCTGGGTGACGCCCGGGCTGGTGGACTGTCATACGCATTTGGTGTTCGGTGGGCAGCGCGCCCATGAATTCGATTTACGTTTGCAAGGCAAAAGTTATGCTGAAATAGCTAAAGCTGGGGGCGGTATTGCCTCAACGGTGCGCTCGACCCGGCAAACTGCCCCACAGACGCTTTATCGGCAAGCGAAGACTCGTCTTGAACAGTTGATCGATGATGGGGTCTCAACTGTTGAGATCAAATCTGGTTATGGTTTGGATGAGCCCAGCGAGCGAAAAATGCTTGAGGTGATCCGTCAGTTGGGGCTGTCTATGCCGGTGAATGTTCGCTCGACAGCATTACTGGCCCATGCATTGCCGCCAGAATATGCTAATGATCCTCAAGGGTATATCGATTGGGTTTGCCAAGTGTTACCTAAGCTGCATCAAGAGCAGCTCTTTGATGCGGTGGATGCGTTTTGTGAACATCTGGCGTTTACTCCGGAACAGGTTCAGCAGGTCTTTGAGTGTGCAAAATCGCTTGAGATCCCAGTTAAATTACATGCTGAGCAACTCTCGCTGTATGGCGGTGCCCAGCTGGCGGCGCGTTATCAGGCACTTTCAGCGGATCATCTGGAGTATTTGGATGAATCGGGTGTGGCGGCTATGGCTCGCTCTGGAACCGTTGCGGTTCTCTTACCCGGAGCATTTTATATGCTGCGTGAAAAGCAGCTTCCCCCCATTGAATTATTGCGTCGTTACAATGTGCCAATGGCCATAGCCAGTGACTGCAACCCAGGCACTGCGCCAGTACTTTCGCTGCGATTGATGATGAATATGGCCTGTACATTATTTGGTTTAACGCCTCAGGAAGCTTTAGATGGCGTAACCATTCATGCTGCTAAAGCATTAGGGCTGGGGGATACTCATGGTCAAATCGCACCCGGGTATACGGCCGATATGATGGCTTGGCAGGTCGATGACCTGGCTGAATTGAGTTATTGGCTGGGGGGGCGAATTGTCCACCAGCGTATTTATCAAGGAGAATTAGATGCAACCAGAAGCCTTTGA
- the hutU gene encoding Urocanate hydratase — protein MRSNASFARIDIAILIIFCILVYTGYAGNIVIRLLLLLEEQSMTTPTRYRDTVIKAATGTQLTAKSWLTEAPLRMLMNNLDPQVAENPKELIIYGGIGRAARNWECFDQIVASLRELEEDETLLVQSGKPVGVFKTHKDAPRVLIANSNLVPHWANWEHFNELDAKGLMMYGQMTAGSWIYIGSQGIVQGTYETIAEAGRQHYQGQLNGRWLLTAGLGGMGGAQPLAATFAGMSSLTVECQQSRIDFRLETGYVDEQAADLDDALARIERYCQEGKTVSVALQGNIADVLPELVRRGVKPDMLTDQTSAHDPLNGYLPVGWSWEEYRERSQSEPEAVVKAAKQSMAIHVQAMLALHEQGVPTFDYGNNLRQMASDEGVHNAFAFPGFVPAYVRPLFCKGIGPFRWAALSGDPEDIYKTDAKIKELIPDDAHLHQWLDMARERIHFQGLPSRICWVGLGDREKLGLAFNEMVRRGELSAPVVIGRDHLDSGSVASPNRETESMKDGSDAVSDWPLLNALLNTASGATWVSLHHGGGVGMGFSQHAGMVIVCDGSDDADRRIARVLHNDPATGVMRHADAGYQSAIDCAKEHDLNLPMLNRE, from the coding sequence ATGCGTAGTAATGCAAGTTTTGCCAGAATAGATATAGCCATTCTGATAATTTTTTGTATACTTGTATATACAGGTTATGCAGGCAACATTGTAATCCGATTACTTTTATTATTAGAGGAACAGTCTATGACAACGCCCACCCGTTACCGTGATACGGTGATTAAGGCCGCAACAGGTACTCAATTAACCGCTAAAAGCTGGCTGACTGAAGCGCCGCTACGCATGCTGATGAATAACTTGGATCCTCAGGTGGCTGAAAATCCAAAAGAGCTGATTATTTATGGTGGTATTGGTCGGGCGGCCCGGAATTGGGAGTGTTTTGATCAAATCGTTGCGTCATTGCGTGAACTCGAAGAAGATGAAACCCTGCTGGTTCAGTCTGGTAAACCCGTCGGTGTTTTCAAAACGCATAAAGATGCGCCCCGGGTATTAATTGCCAACTCCAACTTGGTGCCACATTGGGCTAATTGGGAGCATTTTAACGAACTCGATGCGAAAGGGTTGATGATGTACGGCCAGATGACGGCCGGAAGTTGGATTTACATCGGTAGCCAGGGCATCGTTCAGGGCACTTATGAAACTATTGCCGAAGCGGGGCGTCAGCATTATCAGGGGCAACTGAACGGTCGTTGGTTGTTAACTGCTGGATTAGGTGGCATGGGGGGGGCACAGCCATTAGCTGCGACCTTCGCCGGAATGTCTTCTTTAACCGTTGAGTGTCAGCAGTCACGCATCGATTTTCGATTAGAAACGGGCTACGTTGACGAGCAGGCTGCAGATCTGGATGACGCGTTAGCCCGCATTGAACGGTATTGTCAGGAAGGTAAAACGGTCTCTGTTGCTCTACAGGGTAATATCGCAGACGTTTTGCCAGAGCTGGTTCGTCGGGGAGTTAAACCCGATATGTTAACTGACCAGACCAGCGCCCATGATCCGCTCAATGGTTATTTGCCGGTTGGCTGGAGCTGGGAAGAATATCGTGAACGTAGCCAGAGTGAGCCTGAAGCTGTCGTTAAAGCAGCCAAACAATCGATGGCGATTCATGTTCAGGCGATGTTAGCGTTGCATGAGCAAGGTGTTCCAACTTTTGATTACGGGAATAACCTGCGTCAGATGGCAAGTGATGAAGGGGTTCACAATGCCTTTGCTTTCCCTGGATTTGTTCCCGCTTATGTGCGTCCGTTATTCTGCAAAGGCATCGGGCCATTCCGTTGGGCGGCTCTTTCAGGCGATCCTGAAGATATTTATAAAACGGATGCCAAAATTAAAGAATTGATCCCTGATGATGCCCATCTTCATCAATGGTTAGATATGGCTCGTGAACGGATTCATTTCCAGGGTTTGCCTTCACGGATTTGCTGGGTTGGTTTGGGTGATCGTGAAAAATTAGGTTTGGCATTTAATGAAATGGTGCGTCGCGGTGAGTTGTCTGCGCCAGTTGTTATTGGTCGGGATCATCTTGATTCAGGGTCTGTTGCCAGCCCGAACCGTGAAACCGAATCGATGAAAGATGGTTCAGATGCCGTTTCTGATTGGCCATTACTGAATGCTTTATTGAATACGGCCAGTGGTGCAACCTGGGTTTCGCTGCATCATGGTGGTGGCGTCGGAATGGGCTTCTCGCAGCACGCGGGGATGGTAATTGTCTGTGATGGGAGTGACGATGCGGATCGGCGGATTGCCCGTGTATTGCATAACGACCCGGCGACCGGTGTCATGCGTCATGCTGATGCCGGGTATCAGAGTGCGATTGATTGTGCGAAAGAACACGATCTGAATTTACCTATGTTAAATAGGGAATAA
- a CDS encoding 8-oxoguanine deaminase, translated as MTRYYAPQAYLPQGWTQNVIFDVSQNGFIRDIQIAPFDAQCEKLDGPVVPGMPNLHSHAFQRAMAGLAEQRTNPHDSFWSWREQMYHVALNIPPEQLYHIARYLYIELLEGGYTSIAEFHYLHHAPDGTPYRPLDEMADAISQAANDAGIGLTLLPTLYTYSDFAGRPPADTQRRFIQTTEQYLTGMKRLQKQLQTRPNQRLGGCFHSLRACSEKQLQAVVEELPSDWPIHIHISEQRREVEQCLITHNTTPLHWLSQHVDLNSRWTLIHSTHLTGEELSTLAKSGAIAGLCPTTEANLGDGIFPCRTYLNQGGAIGIGSDSHISTCFIEELRWLEYGQRLLEQQRNCLADETTPSTAERLLNEALLGGAKSLAQPIGKLAVNSRADWLVLDLDEPWLNCSPGTHLMDTWLFALKSPAIKDVMVAGRWSLKNGIHPQKQQAKTDLMQTLNTLRGTI; from the coding sequence ATGACCCGATATTACGCACCTCAGGCCTATTTACCCCAAGGATGGACTCAAAATGTTATCTTCGATGTAAGTCAGAATGGATTTATCCGGGATATTCAGATCGCGCCATTTGATGCCCAATGCGAGAAGCTTGATGGCCCGGTGGTACCAGGCATGCCGAATCTTCATTCACACGCTTTTCAACGCGCGATGGCCGGCCTTGCCGAACAAAGAACCAATCCTCACGATAGTTTCTGGAGCTGGCGTGAACAAATGTACCATGTGGCACTCAACATCCCCCCCGAGCAGCTCTATCACATTGCACGATATCTTTATATTGAACTGCTCGAAGGGGGATACACCAGTATCGCGGAGTTCCACTATCTACATCATGCGCCAGATGGAACACCTTATCGCCCGCTTGATGAAATGGCCGATGCAATCAGCCAGGCGGCGAATGATGCCGGAATTGGCCTGACGTTATTACCAACACTTTATACTTATAGTGATTTTGCTGGCCGGCCACCAGCGGACACGCAACGCCGGTTTATTCAAACCACGGAGCAATATCTTACCGGGATGAAACGACTGCAAAAACAGCTACAAACCCGGCCAAACCAGCGATTAGGAGGGTGTTTCCACTCACTTAGGGCCTGTTCTGAGAAACAGTTACAAGCGGTCGTTGAAGAGCTGCCTTCTGACTGGCCGATTCATATCCATATTTCTGAACAGCGACGTGAAGTCGAGCAATGCCTGATAACACACAATACAACTCCACTTCACTGGCTTAGCCAGCACGTTGATCTTAATTCAAGATGGACCTTGATTCACTCGACTCATCTAACCGGAGAAGAACTTTCAACTCTGGCTAAAAGTGGTGCCATCGCAGGTTTATGCCCGACCACTGAAGCTAATTTGGGTGATGGTATTTTCCCCTGCAGGACTTACCTGAACCAGGGAGGTGCAATCGGAATCGGAAGTGATAGCCATATTTCAACCTGCTTTATCGAAGAACTTCGTTGGCTTGAATATGGGCAACGGTTACTCGAACAGCAACGGAATTGCCTGGCCGACGAAACGACACCAAGTACGGCTGAACGATTGCTCAATGAAGCTTTATTAGGCGGCGCAAAATCACTGGCTCAACCTATCGGAAAATTAGCAGTAAATTCACGGGCGGACTGGCTGGTCCTTGATCTTGATGAACCATGGTTAAATTGTTCGCCAGGCACTCACTTAATGGACACCTGGTTATTTGCACTGAAATCTCCGGCAATTAAAGATGTCATGGTTGCAGGTCGCTGGTCTTTAAAAAATGGCATACATCCCCAAAAACAACAGGCAAAAACAGACCTGATGCAAACACTGAATACTCTTCGGGGAACCATCTAA
- the yfcA gene encoding putative membrane transporter protein YfcA has translation MDMIVNPLVGSLTWHALFFLFCVAIIAGTVDTLAGGGGLLALPALMMSGIPPLWALGTNKFQGSVGTATASWIMIRSGRLSYKQVRPLMLGSLIGAVLGTLLVQQLHTSWLEWIVPVVLAVIAGYFLLAPRPVENTGKPNCSTKLYRRVVVPLIGGYDGFFGPGTGSFFALAGVSLRGLSLVEATAVAKTLNCASNVASLVIFLLGGHVIWLAAMVMLVGQMIGAWLGAHALFRINPKYLRYLVVTMSLLMLARYLVHIL, from the coding sequence ATGGATATGATTGTGAATCCACTAGTCGGTTCGCTGACATGGCATGCACTGTTTTTTTTGTTTTGTGTCGCGATTATTGCGGGGACTGTGGATACGTTAGCCGGGGGAGGCGGCCTATTGGCTCTTCCTGCGTTGATGATGAGCGGTATTCCGCCATTATGGGCATTAGGCACTAATAAGTTTCAGGGCAGTGTGGGGACTGCTACGGCTTCCTGGATTATGATTCGAAGTGGTCGATTGTCTTATAAGCAGGTTCGGCCATTGATGCTGGGATCGCTTATCGGTGCAGTTTTAGGCACTTTGCTTGTTCAACAGCTTCATACAAGTTGGCTTGAGTGGATTGTTCCGGTTGTATTAGCGGTGATTGCAGGTTATTTTCTGCTGGCCCCTCGCCCGGTTGAGAATACCGGAAAGCCAAACTGTTCGACAAAATTATACCGGCGAGTGGTTGTTCCTCTGATCGGTGGGTATGATGGTTTTTTCGGCCCGGGAACCGGTTCGTTTTTTGCCTTAGCTGGCGTATCACTTAGAGGGTTATCGCTGGTTGAGGCAACAGCTGTTGCTAAAACACTTAATTGTGCGTCTAATGTGGCGTCTCTGGTTATCTTTTTACTTGGCGGGCATGTGATTTGGTTAGCTGCCATGGTCATGCTGGTAGGTCAGATGATCGGTGCATGGCTCGGTGCCCATGCTTTGTTTCGAATTAATCCGAAGTATCTGCGTTATTTAGTGGTGACGATGAGCCTGTTAATGTTAGCCCGGTATTTAGTTCATATTTTGTAA
- a CDS encoding Putative beta-xylosidase, whose translation MRHPAILSVALFPSFMVLANGQPPIRTQTVPIIQIKQDQFRDLNRNGKLDPYEDWRLTPLERAHDLVQRMTLVEKVGAMMHASAPSKQNALGVGTHYDLKKLANLIQHKHINTMITRLKGNDPALLAKQNNALQTLAEHTRLGIPVTISTDPRNAYHYSTHHDIDSSEAGRFSKWPQFIGFGAIKDPQLTRQYGNIIRQEYRAVGITEALSPQADIASEPRWPRIDGTFGANSRTVHDMVESYIEGIQAGPTGLNRHSVISVVKHWVGYGAAKNGWDSHNYYGRFADFQDNNLKAHIYPFTGAFSAHVASVMPTYSILQGVNVNGKSIEQVGAGFSHYLLTELLRHRYHFNGVILSDWLITSDCKATCRNGETANHPMEAKDLGMSWGVSKLTPTQRFAKAINAGVDQFGGVDTPQPIINALKDKLISIEKINQAVIKIMEQKFAIGLFESPFVNPKLAEKTLSQPSHQHLANQAQARALVLLKNSHHLLPLKKGSKVYLYHIQTDIARKQGLIVVNSPNLADVAIMRIEAPFSHPHNNYFFGARQHEGSLDYSNHNPEYRALLKISQQCPTIVSVYLDRPAILTKIEHLANTLIGNFGVSDQVLLDSLSGKHHFTGKLPFEIPASMQAVRQQHSDRLHDSLHPIYPIGYGLAL comes from the coding sequence ATGCGCCATCCAGCTATTCTATCCGTTGCTTTATTTCCTTCCTTTATGGTTTTAGCAAATGGACAACCACCTATTCGCACCCAAACGGTCCCGATCATTCAAATCAAACAGGATCAATTTCGTGATTTAAATCGCAACGGGAAATTAGACCCATATGAAGACTGGCGGTTAACTCCGCTGGAAAGAGCTCATGATCTCGTGCAACGGATGACTCTTGTGGAAAAAGTAGGGGCAATGATGCATGCCTCGGCCCCTTCTAAACAAAACGCTTTAGGTGTTGGAACTCATTACGACCTAAAAAAGCTCGCTAACCTGATCCAACACAAACACATCAATACGATGATTACCCGCTTAAAAGGAAATGATCCTGCTTTACTGGCCAAACAGAACAATGCGCTTCAAACACTTGCCGAACATACCCGACTGGGGATCCCTGTCACCATCAGTACCGATCCACGCAACGCCTATCATTATTCAACGCATCATGATATTGACAGTTCAGAAGCAGGACGTTTTTCGAAATGGCCCCAATTTATTGGGTTTGGTGCGATCAAGGATCCTCAACTGACACGCCAATATGGCAATATAATTCGCCAGGAATATCGCGCTGTTGGCATCACTGAAGCCCTATCACCACAAGCAGACATTGCTTCGGAACCTCGCTGGCCTCGTATTGATGGAACATTTGGAGCGAATTCTCGCACCGTTCACGATATGGTCGAAAGTTATATCGAAGGCATACAGGCTGGTCCAACCGGACTCAATCGTCACAGTGTCATTAGTGTGGTCAAACACTGGGTTGGATATGGTGCCGCCAAGAACGGCTGGGACAGCCATAACTATTATGGACGCTTTGCAGATTTTCAGGATAATAATCTCAAAGCACATATTTACCCTTTCACTGGCGCATTCTCAGCCCATGTCGCAAGCGTTATGCCGACCTATTCAATTCTGCAGGGCGTCAATGTAAACGGCAAATCAATTGAACAAGTCGGAGCTGGATTTAGTCATTACTTACTGACCGAATTATTAAGGCATCGCTACCATTTTAATGGTGTAATTTTAAGTGATTGGCTCATTACCTCAGACTGTAAGGCCACTTGCCGCAATGGTGAAACAGCAAATCATCCTATGGAAGCTAAAGATTTAGGGATGTCCTGGGGCGTCTCAAAATTAACACCGACTCAACGATTTGCCAAAGCCATCAACGCAGGAGTCGACCAATTTGGCGGTGTTGACACACCACAGCCTATTATCAACGCTCTAAAAGATAAATTGATTTCCATTGAAAAGATAAATCAAGCTGTTATTAAAATCATGGAGCAAAAATTTGCTATAGGCCTTTTCGAGTCCCCCTTTGTCAATCCTAAACTGGCCGAAAAAACACTCAGTCAACCATCTCATCAGCATTTGGCTAATCAGGCTCAAGCCCGAGCTTTAGTCTTATTAAAAAATAGTCATCACCTTTTACCGCTCAAAAAAGGAAGTAAAGTCTATCTCTATCATATTCAAACAGATATTGCCCGAAAACAGGGATTAATTGTCGTAAATTCACCTAATCTGGCTGATGTTGCGATTATGCGAATAGAAGCACCATTTAGTCATCCGCATAACAATTACTTTTTTGGGGCAAGACAACATGAAGGATCACTTGATTACTCAAACCACAATCCAGAGTACCGGGCTTTGCTAAAAATCAGCCAACAATGTCCGACCATTGTATCTGTCTATTTGGATCGCCCAGCCATTTTGACGAAAATAGAGCATCTGGCAAATACTTTGATCGGCAATTTCGGAGTAAGTGATCAGGTATTGCTGGATTCATTATCAGGCAAACACCATTTTACCGGAAAACTACCGTTTGAAATTCCAGCATCGATGCAAGCCGTCAGACAACAACATTCGGATCGGCTCCACGACAGCCTTCATCCGATCTACCCCATCGGTTATGGCTTAGCCTTATAA
- the zwf gene encoding Glucose-6-phosphate 1-dehydrogenase: MNQLDNSCIAIFGASGDLTRRKLIPAFYHLYVTGQLSASFSILGISRTSYSDTDYREKIKEALIESEKIDDSEQLDSFCSHIHYQPLDTADKDNYNLLKSRLSELGEQYKTAGNVIYYLSTPPSLYGVIPECLATHDLNCEENGWKRLIVEKPFGYDKSSALALDKQLHRFFSEEQIYRIDHYLGKETVQNLLVFRFSNGLFEPLWNRNYIDHIEITSAESIGVEGRGGYYDGAGAMRDMFQNHLLQVLALVAMEPPAMINSNAIRNETVKVFHSLHPLDEQALENNLILGQYTGSLVRGETLPGYREEEGVSNESRTETYVALKLFIDNWRWNGVPFYVRTGKRLPTRVTEVVIHFKKTPHPVFGKDTPDNKLVIRIQPDEGILMKFALKKPGAGFNSHEVSMDFHYDSLNGMKVLTAYERLLLDAIKGDPTLFARSDAVLACWDFVQPILDVTQKGNQALYGYACGTWGPKEAYQMLRKDGREWRFPCKNLTDTDYCEL; the protein is encoded by the coding sequence ATGAATCAGTTAGATAATAGTTGTATTGCCATCTTCGGGGCATCAGGCGACCTAACTCGCCGAAAGCTCATTCCGGCATTCTATCACCTCTATGTCACAGGGCAGTTATCCGCATCTTTTTCAATTCTCGGAATCAGCCGCACATCGTATAGCGATACTGATTACCGGGAAAAGATTAAAGAAGCCCTCATCGAAAGTGAAAAAATCGATGATTCAGAACAGTTAGACAGCTTCTGCTCGCACATCCATTATCAACCGTTAGATACAGCTGACAAAGATAATTACAACTTACTCAAATCACGTTTGAGTGAACTTGGGGAACAATATAAAACAGCAGGTAATGTCATATATTATTTATCAACCCCCCCCAGTCTGTATGGTGTTATTCCCGAGTGCTTAGCCACCCACGATTTAAACTGTGAAGAAAATGGCTGGAAGAGACTCATCGTAGAGAAGCCTTTTGGCTATGACAAGTCCTCAGCCCTGGCCCTCGATAAGCAGTTACATCGCTTTTTCTCTGAAGAACAGATCTATCGGATTGACCATTATCTGGGTAAAGAAACTGTTCAGAACCTATTAGTTTTCCGGTTCTCAAACGGGTTATTTGAACCTTTATGGAATCGTAACTATATCGATCATATCGAAATTACATCAGCCGAATCGATCGGAGTCGAAGGCCGTGGTGGTTATTACGATGGGGCCGGGGCAATGCGTGATATGTTCCAAAATCATCTATTACAAGTGCTCGCACTAGTTGCCATGGAACCACCAGCCATGATCAACTCCAATGCTATTCGAAACGAAACCGTTAAAGTCTTTCATAGCCTTCACCCGCTAGATGAACAGGCCCTAGAAAACAATCTCATTCTCGGACAGTACACAGGCTCCCTTGTCCGCGGAGAGACATTGCCGGGTTATCGCGAAGAAGAAGGCGTTTCAAACGAATCTCGTACCGAAACATACGTTGCACTCAAGCTATTTATCGACAACTGGCGCTGGAATGGTGTTCCTTTTTATGTTCGTACCGGGAAACGACTACCGACACGAGTCACCGAAGTCGTCATCCATTTCAAAAAAACACCACATCCTGTGTTTGGTAAAGATACTCCTGATAATAAACTTGTGATCCGTATTCAGCCAGATGAAGGTATTCTGATGAAGTTTGCACTTAAAAAACCAGGTGCTGGATTTAATTCTCATGAAGTGTCCATGGATTTCCATTACGACAGTCTCAACGGAATGAAGGTTCTAACAGCCTATGAGCGTCTGTTGTTAGATGCGATTAAAGGTGATCCGACCTTATTTGCCCGTAGTGATGCGGTATTAGCCTGCTGGGACTTTGTACAACCCATTTTAGATGTAACACAAAAAGGAAATCAGGCTTTATACGGTTATGCTTGTGGTACATGGGGACCCAAAGAAGCCTATCAAATGCTCAGGAAAGATGGTCGGGAATGGCGTTTCCCCTGCAAGAATTTAACAGATACTGATTACTGTGAGCTCTAA
- the pgl gene encoding 6-phosphogluconolactonase encodes MINSKVFNSSNDVITSLCEELQKYGERDTPVHISLSGGSTPKRWFERLHQDYANKINWSNLHFWWGDERCVQPDDPESNYGQAKALLFDHISIPDSHIHRILGENNPEQEAQRLAEEICTLVPKIHGIPSFDWIILGMGDDGHTASLFPNQTDFNAPELTLVASHPQSGQLRVSKSARLLSNAERITYLVLGDNKAKRLQEIATHHAADLPYPAAKIKARKITEWYLDTLAAKDL; translated from the coding sequence ATGATTAACTCAAAGGTTTTTAATTCCTCCAATGATGTAATTACCTCATTGTGTGAAGAGTTACAAAAATACGGTGAACGTGATACCCCGGTCCATATTTCTTTATCAGGAGGTAGTACTCCAAAACGTTGGTTTGAACGACTCCATCAGGATTACGCGAATAAAATCAACTGGAGTAATCTCCATTTTTGGTGGGGAGATGAACGGTGTGTACAACCAGACGATCCAGAAAGTAACTATGGACAAGCCAAAGCATTATTATTTGATCATATCTCAATTCCGGATAGCCATATTCATCGGATTCTCGGTGAAAATAACCCGGAACAAGAGGCACAACGTCTGGCAGAAGAAATATGCACCCTGGTACCTAAAATCCACGGCATTCCCTCTTTTGACTGGATCATCTTAGGCATGGGAGATGATGGACATACTGCATCGCTTTTCCCTAACCAGACTGATTTTAATGCACCAGAATTAACACTCGTTGCATCTCATCCTCAAAGTGGCCAGCTTCGTGTATCCAAAAGTGCCAGATTACTGAGTAATGCAGAGAGAATTACTTACCTGGTATTAGGTGACAATAAAGCGAAGCGACTACAAGAAATTGCGACACATCATGCTGCCGATTTGCCCTACCCTGCGGCCAAAATTAAAGCACGCAAAATTACTGAATGGTATCTCGATACCCTCGCAGCCAAAGATTTATAA